From Acidobacteriota bacterium, a single genomic window includes:
- the fabG gene encoding 3-oxoacyl-[acyl-carrier-protein] reductase, producing MSEKQFSGKSAIVTGGTRGIGKAIVLELARRGCSVAFNYAKSADEAERLKAEIEALGVKAFAAQCDVANTESAAEFVKTASGELGGVDFLVNNAGITRDTLILRMKEDDWDAVIDTNLKGAWNFSKAVLRPMMKNETGGSILNISSISGVVGMLGQSNYSASKAGMIGLTKSLAKEIASRKITVNALALGLIETEMASEMNAEFREKILAQIPLGRLGNVNEVAEIACFLLSDSARYITGQVIQPDGGLAM from the coding sequence ATGAGCGAAAAACAATTTTCAGGAAAATCCGCGATCGTCACGGGTGGGACGCGCGGGATCGGAAAGGCCATTGTTCTTGAACTGGCGCGCCGCGGGTGCAGCGTCGCCTTCAACTATGCCAAAAGCGCCGATGAGGCGGAGCGGCTGAAAGCGGAGATCGAAGCGCTCGGGGTCAAGGCGTTCGCCGCTCAGTGCGATGTCGCGAACACCGAAAGCGCGGCCGAATTCGTCAAAACGGCTTCGGGCGAACTCGGCGGAGTCGACTTCCTCGTCAACAACGCCGGCATCACACGGGATACGCTGATTCTGCGGATGAAGGAAGACGATTGGGATGCGGTAATCGACACCAATCTCAAAGGCGCGTGGAATTTCTCAAAGGCCGTTCTGCGGCCGATGATGAAGAACGAAACCGGTGGTTCGATATTGAATATTTCGTCGATCTCGGGTGTCGTCGGAATGCTCGGCCAATCGAATTATTCGGCATCGAAGGCGGGAATGATCGGGCTCACGAAGTCGCTCGCAAAAGAGATTGCGAGCCGCAAGATAACCGTCAACGCGCTCGCGCTCGGGCTGATCGAGACCGAGATGGCGTCCGAAATGAATGCCGAGTTTCGCGAAAAGATTCTTGCGCAGATCCCGCTTGGGCGGCTCGGGAACGTCAACGAAGTTGCCGAGATTGCGTGTTTCCTTTTGTCGGATTCGGCGCGTTACATCACGGGACAGGTGATCCAGCCCGACGGCGGCCTGGCGATGTAG
- a CDS encoding D-aminoacylase has protein sequence MRSILRRLFSAVTAAVLLASMASAQTVLIKNATIVDGSGGTAYSGDVRVKNGNIIKIGSLKSKKSEAVIDAGGKILAPGFIDIHNHSEDGLVEEGTAANQVSQGITTILVGPDGGSPFPLGDYFAKLNGKIAPNVGAFIGHATLREQVMNGDYRRKTTPDELAKMLVLMEQAMKDGAFGLSSGLEYDTGFSASTEELIALAKVAAAYGGIYMTHMRDEEEGLLDAVREAIRIGREAKLPVQISHFKAGNRNVWGKSAEAIAVVDEARRNGFDVTADVYPYTAWASTITVLVPSRKHEDRAEVEKGLSNVGGADKVLVTSCRAHREYEGKTLAEIAASQGISPIDVYIQIVKDGGAGVVCNSMNESDVKNFISAPWAMVSSDGGIGGRHPRGTGTFTRVLGRFVRENKWFPLEEAIRKMSFAPAQRLGLKDRGLIKKGYRADLVLFDRDNVIDNATFSDPQKFSSGIVTVWVNGVSVWENGKSTGNLPGAILRKR, from the coding sequence ATGAGATCCATTCTTCGAAGGTTGTTTTCCGCTGTGACAGCCGCCGTTTTGCTTGCGTCAATGGCATCGGCGCAAACCGTTCTAATCAAAAACGCGACCATCGTCGACGGTTCGGGCGGAACGGCGTATTCGGGCGACGTGCGAGTGAAGAACGGCAATATCATCAAGATCGGATCGCTCAAGTCAAAAAAGAGCGAGGCCGTGATCGATGCCGGCGGCAAGATACTCGCGCCGGGATTCATAGACATTCACAATCATTCCGAAGACGGTCTTGTCGAGGAAGGCACGGCCGCCAATCAGGTTTCGCAGGGAATCACGACCATACTCGTCGGCCCGGACGGCGGATCGCCTTTTCCGCTGGGCGATTATTTCGCGAAGCTCAATGGCAAGATCGCGCCGAACGTCGGGGCGTTCATTGGCCACGCGACCTTGCGCGAACAGGTAATGAACGGCGATTACCGGCGTAAGACCACGCCCGATGAACTCGCAAAAATGCTCGTACTTATGGAGCAGGCGATGAAGGACGGCGCATTCGGCCTTTCGAGCGGGCTCGAATACGATACCGGATTTTCGGCCTCGACCGAGGAATTGATCGCGCTGGCGAAGGTCGCCGCGGCTTATGGCGGGATCTATATGACGCATATGCGGGATGAGGAAGAAGGCCTTCTTGACGCCGTCCGAGAGGCGATCCGCATCGGGCGCGAGGCAAAATTGCCCGTTCAGATCTCTCATTTCAAGGCCGGAAACCGAAATGTCTGGGGAAAGTCCGCCGAGGCGATCGCGGTTGTCGATGAAGCGAGGCGCAACGGATTCGACGTTACGGCGGACGTTTATCCATACACGGCGTGGGCGTCGACGATCACGGTGCTCGTCCCGTCGCGCAAACACGAAGACCGCGCCGAAGTCGAAAAAGGCCTGAGCAACGTCGGGGGCGCCGACAAGGTTTTGGTGACAAGCTGCCGCGCGCACCGTGAATACGAAGGCAAGACGCTCGCCGAGATCGCGGCGTCGCAAGGCATCTCGCCGATAGATGTTTACATTCAGATCGTCAAGGACGGCGGCGCCGGCGTGGTCTGCAATTCGATGAACGAGTCGGACGTCAAGAACTTCATCAGCGCGCCTTGGGCGATGGTCTCATCCGATGGCGGGATCGGCGGCCGGCATCCGCGCGGGACCGGCACTTTTACGAGAGTTTTGGGGCGCTTCGTACGTGAAAACAAATGGTTCCCGCTCGAGGAAGCGATCCGAAAAATGAGCTTTGCTCCCGCCCAACGCTTGGGGCTGAAAGACCGCGGGTTGATCAAGAAAGGCTACCGGGCCGATCTTGTTTTGTTCGACCGCGATAATGTGATCGACAACGCGACATTTTCGGATCCCCAAAAGTTCTCAAGTGGAATCGTCACCGTCTGGGTCAACGGCGTTTCGGTTTGGGAAAATGGAAAGTCGACGGGGAA